The genomic segment AGGATTTCACTTGTCTAAGTTAGCAAATAGAGAAGAAAAACAATATCAAGAAAAATTATTGAAGATATCAAGAGTTTCTAAGACAACTAAAGGAGGAAGAACAATATCTTTCTCAGTTTTAGCTGCTATTGGAGACGGAGAAGGAAAAGTTGGATTAGGATTAGGGAAAGCAAATGGTGTTCCTGATGCTATAAAAAAAGCTATTTCTTCTGCTAAAAAGAACATGGTAGATGTTTCTTTAAAAGGAAAAACTATTCCTCACGAAATCGTTGGGAAATGGGGAGCAACATCTCTATGGATGGCACCAGCTTATGAAGGAACTGGAGTAATTGCTGGATCTGCAGCAAGAGAAATATTAGAACTTGTAGGAGTTCACGATATTCTTACTAAAATCAAAGGTTCAAGAAATAAGCACAATGTAGCAAGAGCTACTGTTGAAGCGTTAAAATTACTTAGAACAGCTGAACAAATAGCTGCACTAAGAGGAAAAGAAGTTAAAGATATCTTAAGCTAGGAGGGAATTTAGATGGTAAAGCTTAGAATAGAGCTTGTAAAAAGCATAATCGGAAGAAAGCCTAACCACATAGCAACTGTAAAGTCGCTAGGGCTTAAGAAGATGAATGATGTAGTGGAGCATGTTGAAACTCCTGAATTAAAAGGAAAACTTGCTCAAGTTTCTTACTTACTTAAAGTAGAGGAGGTGCAAGCATAAGATGAAATTAAATGAATTAATGCCTTCTGTACCTAGAAAAGCAAGAAAAAGAGTTGGAAGAGGAGAATCTTCAGGATTAGGAAAAACATCTGGAAAAGGAAGTAACGGACAAAACTCAAGAGCAGGTGGAGGAGTTAAAACTTACTTCGAAGGTGGACAAATGCCTATCTATAGAAGAGTTCCAAAAAGAGGTTTCTCTAACGCTATATTCAAAAAAGACTATGCTTTAATAAGCTTAGATTTATTAAATAAATTTGAAGATGGAGCAGTAGTTACTCCAGAACTTTTATTCGAAACTGGATTAGTAAGAGAATTAAAAGATGGAATCAAAGTTTTAGGAAATGGAACTTTAGATAAAAAAGTAACTGTAAAAGCTCACAAAGTTTCTGCATCTGCTAAAGCAGCTATCGAAGCTAAAGGTGGATCTGTAGAAATTATAGAAGTTAAAACTTTTGCTGATGTTGCTAAAAACAATAAGTAAGAATAATTTAACTTGTTAGTTTACAAAGCGGGGTGAAGTTGTTTTGACTTTGATGGAA from the Fusobacterium varium genome contains:
- the rpsE gene encoding 30S ribosomal protein S5, whose amino-acid sequence is MSKLANREEKQYQEKLLKISRVSKTTKGGRTISFSVLAAIGDGEGKVGLGLGKANGVPDAIKKAISSAKKNMVDVSLKGKTIPHEIVGKWGATSLWMAPAYEGTGVIAGSAAREILELVGVHDILTKIKGSRNKHNVARATVEALKLLRTAEQIAALRGKEVKDILS
- the rplO gene encoding 50S ribosomal protein L15, which translates into the protein MKLNELMPSVPRKARKRVGRGESSGLGKTSGKGSNGQNSRAGGGVKTYFEGGQMPIYRRVPKRGFSNAIFKKDYALISLDLLNKFEDGAVVTPELLFETGLVRELKDGIKVLGNGTLDKKVTVKAHKVSASAKAAIEAKGGSVEIIEVKTFADVAKNNK
- the rpmD gene encoding 50S ribosomal protein L30, which encodes MVKLRIELVKSIIGRKPNHIATVKSLGLKKMNDVVEHVETPELKGKLAQVSYLLKVEEVQA